The following proteins are co-located in the Pseudomonas antarctica genome:
- the fliJ gene encoding flagellar export protein FliJ produces MASTRSSRLAPVVDMAEKAEKAAVQRLGYFQGQVRLAESKLGDLERFRGEYQQQWIDRGSKGVSGQWLMGYQGFLNQLETAVGQQRQSLAWHQNNLDKARESWQAAFARVEGLRKLVQRYIDEARAIEDKREQKLLDELSQRLPRQSPY; encoded by the coding sequence ATGGCCAGTACCCGTTCGTCGCGCCTCGCGCCGGTGGTGGACATGGCTGAAAAAGCCGAAAAAGCCGCTGTCCAGCGCCTGGGTTACTTCCAGGGCCAGGTACGCCTGGCGGAAAGCAAGCTGGGCGACCTGGAGCGTTTTCGTGGCGAATACCAGCAGCAGTGGATCGACCGCGGCAGCAAGGGCGTTTCCGGCCAGTGGCTGATGGGCTACCAGGGCTTTCTCAACCAGCTGGAAACTGCCGTTGGCCAGCAGCGCCAGAGCCTGGCCTGGCACCAGAACAACCTCGATAAAGCCCGCGAGAGCTGGCAGGCGGCATTTGCCCGTGTGGAAGGTTTGCGCAAGCTGGTGCAGCGCTATATCGACGAAGCGCGGGCGATTGAAGACAAGCGCGAGCAAAAGTTGCTCGATGAGCTATCACAACGTCTTCCCCGTCAATCGCCGTACTAA
- a CDS encoding Hpt domain-containing protein: MLEIHLDPDVLSGLQEVMESEYPKLLDTFLDDSQKRVEALRKARDDAKALGRIAHSFKGSSGNLGAVRLAELCRRLEDGSAEPFRVDLGELIDEIDQEFALVRPLYEHERQRFQL, translated from the coding sequence GTGCTTGAGATTCATCTGGACCCTGATGTGTTGTCGGGTTTGCAAGAAGTTATGGAGAGCGAGTACCCCAAGCTGCTCGATACCTTTCTTGACGATTCGCAAAAGCGTGTCGAGGCGTTGCGCAAGGCGCGTGATGATGCCAAGGCGCTGGGGCGGATTGCGCATAGCTTCAAGGGCAGTAGCGGCAATCTGGGCGCGGTGCGGTTGGCAGAGCTTTGCCGCCGGCTGGAAGACGGCTCTGCCGAACCCTTTCGCGTGGACCTCGGTGAACTGATCGATGAGATTGACCAGGAGTTCGCTCTGGTCCGGCCGTTGTACGAGCATGAGCGCCAGCGGTTTCAGCTTTGA
- the fliF gene encoding flagellar basal-body MS-ring/collar protein FliF produces MAEAVVDNVPAKTDGKPPLFGLSFLENLSEMTMLRQVGLMVGLAASVAIGFAVVLWSQQPDYRPLYGSLAGMDSKQIMETLAAADIAYTVEPNSGALLVKADDVARARMKLAAAGVTPSDSNIGFEILDKDQGLGTSQFMEATRYRRGLEGELARTISSLNNVKGARVHLAIPKSSVFVRDERKPSASVLVELFSGRSLEPGQVLAIINLVATSVPELSKSQITVVDQKGNLLSDMAENSALTQAGKQFDYSRRMESMLTQRVHNILQPVLGNDRYKAEVSADVDFSAVESTSEQFNPDQPALRSEQSTSEQRTASNGPQGVPGALSNQPPAPASAPQTTGGAAATAGAIQPGQPLLDANGQQIMDPATGQPMLAPYPADKRNQSTKNFELDRSISHTKQQQGKINRLSVSVVVDDQVKVNAADGAVTRAPWSADELARFTRLVQDAVGFDASRGDSVSVINMPFSVERGEVITDPAFYTQPWFWDIVKQVLGVLFILVLVFGVLRPVLNNITGHGKKQLALAGSDVELGGMGGLDGELANDRVSLGGPQSILLPSPSEGYDAQLNAIKSLVAEDPGRVAQVVKEWINADE; encoded by the coding sequence ATGGCAGAAGCAGTCGTGGACAACGTACCCGCCAAGACAGACGGCAAGCCGCCGCTGTTTGGTTTGTCGTTCCTGGAAAACCTCTCCGAGATGACCATGTTGCGTCAGGTGGGCCTGATGGTCGGCCTGGCTGCCAGCGTGGCGATTGGTTTTGCCGTGGTGCTGTGGTCGCAGCAACCTGATTACCGCCCGCTGTACGGCAGCCTGGCCGGCATGGATTCCAAGCAGATCATGGAAACCCTGGCCGCCGCCGACATCGCCTACACCGTAGAACCCAACTCCGGTGCCTTGCTGGTCAAGGCCGATGACGTCGCCCGTGCACGCATGAAGCTGGCCGCCGCCGGCGTGACGCCGTCCGACAGCAATATCGGTTTTGAAATCCTCGACAAGGACCAGGGCCTGGGTACCAGCCAGTTCATGGAAGCCACTCGCTACCGTCGTGGCCTGGAAGGCGAACTGGCGCGCACCATCTCAAGCCTCAATAACGTCAAAGGCGCCCGCGTGCACCTGGCGATTCCGAAGAGTTCGGTGTTTGTGCGTGATGAACGCAAGCCGAGCGCCTCGGTGCTGGTGGAACTGTTTTCCGGCCGCTCCCTGGAGCCTGGCCAGGTTCTGGCGATCATCAATCTGGTGGCCACCAGCGTTCCCGAATTGAGCAAATCGCAAATTACCGTGGTCGACCAGAAGGGCAACCTGCTGTCGGACATGGCGGAAAATTCCGCGCTGACCCAGGCCGGCAAGCAGTTCGACTACAGCCGCCGCATGGAAAGCATGCTCACCCAGCGCGTGCATAACATTCTGCAGCCGGTGCTGGGCAACGACCGCTACAAGGCTGAAGTGTCTGCCGACGTGGACTTCAGCGCGGTCGAATCGACCTCTGAACAGTTCAACCCGGACCAGCCGGCCCTGCGCAGCGAGCAGTCCACCAGCGAACAACGCACCGCCAGCAATGGCCCGCAAGGTGTGCCGGGTGCCCTGAGCAACCAGCCACCGGCGCCGGCCTCGGCGCCGCAAACCACCGGTGGCGCCGCTGCGACCGCCGGTGCGATCCAGCCTGGCCAGCCATTGTTGGACGCCAACGGTCAGCAGATCATGGACCCGGCCACCGGCCAGCCGATGCTCGCGCCATACCCGGCGGACAAGCGTAACCAGTCGACCAAGAACTTCGAACTCGACCGTTCCATCAGCCACACCAAGCAGCAGCAGGGCAAAATCAATCGCCTGTCGGTGTCGGTGGTGGTCGATGACCAAGTCAAGGTCAACGCCGCTGACGGCGCTGTTACCCGTGCGCCGTGGAGTGCCGACGAACTGGCGCGCTTCACTCGCCTGGTACAGGACGCCGTTGGTTTCGACGCCAGCCGGGGTGACAGCGTCAGCGTGATCAACATGCCGTTCTCGGTCGAGCGTGGCGAAGTCATCACTGACCCTGCGTTCTACACGCAGCCGTGGTTCTGGGACATCGTCAAGCAAGTGCTGGGTGTGTTGTTCATCCTGGTGCTGGTGTTTGGCGTGCTGCGTCCGGTGCTCAACAACATCACCGGCCACGGCAAGAAGCAGCTTGCTCTTGCAGGAAGCGACGTCGAGTTGGGTGGCATGGGCGGCCTGGACGGCGAACTGGCCAACGACCGCGTCAGCCTGGGCGGCCCGCAAAGTATTCTGTTGCCAAGCCCGAGCGAAGGCTATGACGCTCAGCTGAATGCAATCAAGAGTCTGGTAGCAGAAGACCCGGGCCGTGTGGCTCAGGTCGTGAAAGAGTGGATTAACGCAGATGAATGA
- the fliH gene encoding flagellar assembly protein FliH yields MSNKDETPSDLIRARDVGGFDIWSLPSFDPHVPVPEPELVEESPAQMEEVPLDEVQPLTLEELEAIRQEAYNEGFAAGEKDGFRSTTLKVRQEAEEALSVKLASLERLMGSLFDPIAEQDSQLEKSMVGLVEHIARQVIQRELLLESSQIESVMREALKLLPLGVGNVRLYINPQDFEQVKALRERHEETWRIVEDAALQPGGCRVETEHSRIDATVETRISQIMAKLFDQLHEQVLHPAEPDLSVDLDAPDAP; encoded by the coding sequence ATGTCGAACAAAGATGAGACGCCCAGCGATCTGATTCGCGCGCGGGATGTCGGCGGGTTCGACATCTGGTCGTTGCCCAGTTTCGACCCGCATGTGCCGGTGCCGGAACCAGAGCTGGTCGAAGAATCGCCTGCGCAAATGGAAGAAGTGCCGCTGGATGAAGTCCAGCCACTGACCCTTGAAGAATTGGAAGCCATCCGTCAGGAGGCCTACAACGAAGGTTTCGCAGCGGGTGAAAAAGACGGTTTTCGCAGCACCACGCTCAAGGTGCGCCAGGAAGCCGAAGAGGCCTTGAGCGTCAAGCTGGCCAGCCTGGAACGCTTGATGGGCAGCCTGTTCGACCCAATCGCCGAACAGGATTCGCAACTGGAAAAATCCATGGTCGGCCTGGTTGAGCACATCGCTCGCCAGGTGATCCAGCGCGAGCTGTTGCTCGAGTCCAGCCAAATCGAAAGCGTGATGCGCGAAGCTCTCAAGCTGCTGCCCTTGGGTGTTGGCAATGTGCGGTTGTACATCAATCCCCAGGATTTCGAACAGGTCAAAGCCCTGCGCGAGCGCCATGAAGAAACCTGGCGCATTGTCGAGGACGCGGCGTTGCAGCCCGGTGGTTGCCGCGTCGAGACCGAACACAGCCGCATCGATGCCACGGTGGAAACCCGTATCAGCCAGATCATGGCCAAGCTCTTCGATCAACTCCATGAACAGGTCTTGCACCCGGCCGAGCCAGACTTGAGCGTGGACCTGGACGCCCCCGATGCGCCTTGA
- the fliL gene encoding flagellar basal body-associated protein FliL, with protein sequence MAKSDDAATPPASKGKLKLILLIVLGLLLAIGASVGGTWYIMHSSASKPAPAAETASNAKQPAIFEPMLPAFVANFNQNGRQRYLQVSITLLARNQADLDALKVHMPVIRNNLVMLFSGQSFESLATPVGQEMLRQKVTASVQEVAQKELGKVVVEQALFTNFVLQ encoded by the coding sequence ATGGCGAAGAGCGACGACGCAGCAACACCCCCCGCAAGCAAGGGCAAGCTCAAGCTTATCCTGCTGATTGTGCTGGGCCTGCTCCTGGCCATCGGCGCTTCGGTGGGCGGTACCTGGTACATCATGCACAGCAGTGCAAGCAAACCGGCCCCCGCCGCCGAAACCGCCAGTAACGCCAAACAACCGGCAATATTCGAGCCGATGCTTCCGGCCTTTGTCGCCAACTTCAACCAGAACGGCCGTCAACGCTACCTTCAGGTGAGTATCACCTTGCTGGCGCGTAACCAGGCGGACCTGGATGCCCTCAAGGTGCACATGCCGGTTATCCGCAACAATCTGGTGATGCTGTTCTCCGGGCAGAGCTTCGAAAGCCTGGCCACGCCGGTCGGCCAGGAAATGCTGCGCCAGAAGGTCACTGCCAGTGTGCAGGAAGTGGCCCAGAAAGAGCTTGGCAAAGTCGTGGTCGAGCAGGCGCTCTTCACTAACTTCGTATTGCAGTAG
- a CDS encoding STAS domain-containing protein: protein MSVESEVSLDGTKLTITVKGRFDFGSHQKFRESYERFYKVPEVYVVDLKDTTYMDSSALGMLLLLRDHAGGDTAEVQVVNSNSDVRKILGISNFDKLFDIS from the coding sequence ATGTCAGTTGAGTCAGAAGTATCCCTGGATGGGACGAAGTTGACGATTACAGTCAAGGGCCGATTCGATTTCGGTAGCCACCAGAAATTTCGCGAGTCGTACGAGCGCTTCTACAAGGTGCCCGAGGTCTACGTGGTGGACTTGAAAGACACCACCTACATGGACAGCTCGGCCCTGGGCATGCTGCTGCTGTTACGTGACCATGCCGGTGGCGATACTGCCGAGGTGCAGGTGGTCAACAGCAACTCCGATGTGCGCAAGATCCTCGGTATCTCCAACTTCGACAAACTGTTCGACATCAGTTGA
- a CDS encoding flagellar hook-length control protein FliK encodes MPVAPNSLLQAAPVAKPQAPAAAPPVVAADPRDKGPGFAQVFANQGAKPTAKIDVAPAKPTRDKSSDTSTKPVTGNDKPAVSSPAVADSGNPLPAKPAATSDASTSTDTSSKDDKPTDPSVAQQPPVDPVVDPALIATVTPVVVPVPVEAPTPVAAKDDNAQPVVAAPVAATDEAKQPAFDPAADPLDSMPAVRLAMEQGGHVSASSQTPQKTAPTTQDPLTSAQNFAAGLANMVDQQATKDSTDQGGDKAFSGLIEGGLKDLKDASSDTRVDDFASRLAALTQAATPKTANALPPVANAPLAMHQSGWTDEVVNRVMYLSSANLKSAEIQLQPAELGRLDIKVNMTADQQAQVTFMSGHAVVREALESQSGRLREMFAQQGMGQVDVNVSDQSRGWQGQGQEQQQQNQARGVSGSGGRSEGGDAGEHAEVAAAVAPVTQTIVGSSAVDYYA; translated from the coding sequence ATGCCAGTTGCCCCGAATTCGCTCCTTCAGGCTGCCCCAGTGGCCAAGCCTCAAGCGCCTGCCGCCGCACCCCCGGTGGTGGCTGCGGACCCACGGGACAAGGGCCCTGGCTTCGCTCAAGTGTTTGCCAATCAAGGTGCGAAACCGACGGCGAAGATCGACGTCGCGCCGGCCAAACCCACGCGTGACAAGTCTTCCGACACCAGCACCAAGCCTGTGACCGGTAATGATAAGCCTGCCGTCAGTTCGCCAGCCGTTGCCGATAGCGGCAATCCCTTGCCTGCCAAGCCGGCCGCCACGTCCGACGCCAGCACCAGTACCGACACCAGCAGCAAAGACGACAAACCCACCGACCCGTCCGTGGCGCAGCAACCCCCGGTTGATCCTGTCGTTGATCCGGCATTGATTGCCACGGTCACGCCGGTTGTCGTGCCTGTCCCCGTGGAAGCACCGACGCCTGTGGCCGCCAAGGACGACAATGCCCAGCCTGTCGTCGCGGCACCGGTTGCGGCCACGGATGAGGCCAAGCAACCCGCGTTCGACCCTGCAGCCGACCCGCTGGATTCGATGCCGGCCGTGCGCCTGGCGATGGAGCAGGGCGGTCACGTCTCGGCCAGCAGCCAGACACCGCAGAAAACCGCCCCGACGACTCAGGACCCACTGACCTCCGCGCAGAATTTTGCCGCCGGTCTGGCAAATATGGTTGACCAGCAAGCCACCAAGGACAGCACTGACCAAGGCGGCGACAAAGCCTTCAGCGGGCTGATCGAAGGTGGGCTCAAGGATTTGAAAGACGCCAGCAGTGACACCCGTGTCGATGACTTCGCCAGCCGTCTGGCCGCGTTGACCCAGGCTGCCACGCCGAAAACGGCGAATGCCTTGCCGCCGGTCGCGAATGCGCCACTGGCCATGCACCAGAGCGGCTGGACCGACGAAGTGGTCAACCGCGTAATGTACTTGTCCAGCGCCAACCTCAAGTCGGCAGAGATCCAATTGCAGCCGGCTGAGCTGGGGCGCCTGGATATCAAGGTCAACATGACGGCGGACCAGCAGGCCCAGGTTACGTTCATGAGTGGTCATGCCGTGGTGCGCGAAGCGCTGGAAAGCCAGTCCGGGCGTTTGCGCGAAATGTTTGCCCAGCAGGGCATGGGGCAGGTGGACGTTAACGTCTCCGATCAGTCCCGTGGTTGGCAGGGGCAAGGGCAGGAGCAACAGCAGCAGAACCAGGCTCGCGGCGTGAGTGGCAGCGGTGGGCGGAGTGAGGGTGGTGACGCGGGTGAGCATGCTGAAGTGGCTGCGGCCGTCGCGCCGGTGACCCAGACCATCGTCGGCTCCAGTGCCGTTGATTACTACGCCTGA
- the fliE gene encoding flagellar hook-basal body complex protein FliE, giving the protein MSQGIEFNRLMLDMRSMQMDAMAQPKSVAPAPELGQSSFADMLGQAINKVSDTQQASNQLATAFEIGKSGVDLTDVMVASQKASVSFQALTQVRNKLVQAYQDIMQMPV; this is encoded by the coding sequence ATGAGCCAGGGTATTGAGTTCAATCGGTTGATGTTGGATATGCGCTCCATGCAAATGGATGCCATGGCTCAACCGAAATCCGTCGCGCCAGCGCCGGAATTGGGCCAAAGCAGTTTTGCCGACATGCTCGGTCAGGCAATCAACAAAGTCAGTGATACCCAGCAAGCCTCGAACCAGTTGGCGACCGCCTTCGAAATCGGCAAAAGCGGCGTGGACCTCACCGATGTGATGGTCGCCTCGCAAAAGGCCAGTGTTTCCTTCCAGGCCTTGACCCAAGTGCGTAACAAGCTGGTTCAGGCTTATCAAGACATCATGCAGATGCCGGTTTAA
- the fliG gene encoding flagellar motor switch protein FliG — MNDRAAVAKLTKVDKAAVLLLSLGETDAAQVLRHMGPKEVQRVGVAMAQMRNVHREQVEQVMSEFVEIVGDQTSLGVGSDSYIRKMLTSALGEDKANGLIDRILLGGNTSGLDSLKWMEPRAVADVIRYEHPQIQAIVVAYLDPDQAGEVLGHFDHKVRLDIILRVSSLNTVQPAALKELNTILEKQFSGNSNASRTTLGGIKRAADIMNFLDSSVEGQLMDSIREIDDTLSGQIEDLMFVFNNLSDVDDRGIQALLREVSSDVLVLALKGSDEGVKEKIFKNMSKRASELLRDDLEAKGPVRVSDVETAQKEILTIARRMAEAGEIVLGGKGGEEMI; from the coding sequence ATGAATGATCGAGCCGCTGTTGCCAAGCTCACCAAAGTCGATAAAGCCGCAGTCCTGCTGCTGTCCTTGGGTGAGACCGACGCCGCACAAGTGCTGCGCCACATGGGCCCCAAAGAGGTTCAGCGCGTGGGCGTGGCCATGGCGCAGATGCGCAATGTGCACCGTGAGCAAGTCGAGCAGGTGATGAGCGAGTTCGTCGAGATTGTCGGCGACCAGACCAGCCTGGGCGTCGGTTCCGACAGCTATATCCGTAAGATGCTCACCTCGGCCCTGGGCGAAGACAAGGCCAACGGCCTGATCGACCGCATCCTGCTCGGCGGCAACACCAGTGGCCTCGACAGCCTGAAATGGATGGAGCCGCGCGCCGTGGCTGATGTGATCCGCTACGAGCACCCGCAGATCCAGGCCATCGTGGTGGCCTACCTCGACCCTGACCAGGCCGGTGAAGTGCTCGGCCACTTCGACCATAAAGTGCGCCTGGACATCATCCTGCGCGTGTCGTCGCTGAACACCGTGCAGCCGGCCGCGCTGAAAGAACTCAACACGATTCTCGAGAAGCAGTTCTCGGGCAACTCGAATGCCTCGCGTACCACCCTGGGTGGCATCAAGCGCGCGGCCGACATCATGAACTTCCTCGACAGCTCGGTCGAAGGCCAGTTGATGGACTCGATCCGCGAGATCGACGACACCCTGTCCGGCCAGATCGAAGACCTCATGTTCGTGTTCAACAACCTCTCCGATGTCGACGACCGTGGCATCCAGGCGTTGCTGCGTGAGGTGTCGTCCGACGTTTTGGTACTGGCCCTCAAGGGCTCGGACGAAGGTGTCAAAGAGAAGATCTTCAAGAACATGTCCAAGCGCGCGTCCGAACTGTTGCGCGACGACCTGGAAGCCAAAGGCCCGGTGCGCGTCAGCGACGTGGAAACCGCCCAGAAGGAAATCCTCACCATTGCCCGCCGTATGGCCGAAGCCGGAGAAATCGTTCTCGGCGGGAAGGGCGGCGAAGAAATGATCTAA
- a CDS encoding fused response regulator/phosphatase: protein MSSLAPVLEPLTILIAEDSAADLLLLSTIIRRQGHQVLTATDGAQAVDVFARERPQLVLMDALMPVMDGFEAARRIKQLAGEALVPIIFLTSLRESEALARCLDAGGDDFLPKPYNPLILAAKINAMDRLRRLQATVLRQRDLIARHHDYLLHEQRAAKAVFDKVAHSGCINAAPNIRYLQSPYALFNGDLLLAAYTPSGDMHVLLGDFTGHGLPAAVGAMPLAEVFYGMTAKGYGLAQTLREMNAKLKRILPVDMFCCATLICLSAQRRVVEVWNGGMPEGYVHEVATGKRTPLVSRHLPLGVLSAEAFDDSTEVWPMVLGDRVFLLSDGVLDTADANDQLFGAERLQQVFATNRKPDRLFEDIEQALAAFRGQARDDVSMVEITLQAGQPLRAAEPMYADSGQSSPLDWSVSFEFRAQTLKSYNPLPYLLQLLLEIHGLREQSGALYSVMAELYSNALEHGVLGLDSRLKRDARGFAEYYHLRNERLVQLNSGYVRVHVLVVPTPMGGKMTLRIDDSGPGFDVEQVLARPLDVDRLSGRGLSLVRQLSSDVRWSDGGRSVCVEFCWGALA, encoded by the coding sequence TTGAGCAGCCTGGCCCCCGTCCTTGAACCGCTGACGATCCTGATCGCCGAAGACAGTGCCGCCGATTTGCTGTTGCTGTCGACCATCATCCGGCGTCAGGGCCATCAGGTGCTGACGGCGACTGACGGCGCGCAAGCCGTCGACGTGTTTGCCCGCGAGCGCCCGCAGCTGGTGTTGATGGATGCACTGATGCCGGTGATGGACGGCTTCGAAGCGGCGCGCCGAATCAAACAGCTGGCGGGGGAGGCGCTGGTGCCGATCATCTTTCTCACCTCCTTGCGTGAGAGTGAAGCCCTGGCCCGGTGCCTGGACGCCGGGGGGGATGATTTCCTGCCCAAGCCTTACAACCCACTGATCCTGGCAGCCAAGATCAATGCCATGGACCGTCTGCGCCGCCTGCAGGCCACGGTCCTGCGCCAGCGTGACCTGATCGCCAGGCACCACGATTACCTGCTGCATGAGCAGCGGGCGGCCAAGGCGGTGTTCGATAAGGTGGCGCACTCCGGCTGTATCAACGCGGCGCCGAATATTCGCTACCTGCAATCGCCCTATGCGCTGTTCAACGGCGACCTGCTGTTGGCGGCGTATACCCCGTCGGGTGACATGCACGTGCTGCTCGGCGATTTCACCGGCCATGGTCTGCCCGCAGCCGTCGGCGCCATGCCCCTGGCGGAAGTGTTCTACGGCATGACGGCCAAGGGGTACGGCCTGGCGCAAACCCTGCGGGAGATGAATGCCAAGCTCAAGCGTATTCTGCCGGTGGACATGTTCTGTTGCGCCACACTGATCTGCCTGAGTGCCCAGCGGCGTGTGGTGGAGGTGTGGAACGGCGGCATGCCCGAAGGCTATGTGCATGAGGTCGCCACGGGCAAGCGCACACCGTTGGTATCGCGGCATCTGCCGTTGGGCGTGCTGTCGGCCGAGGCGTTTGATGACAGCACGGAAGTCTGGCCCATGGTCCTGGGCGACCGGGTATTCTTACTTTCCGATGGCGTGCTGGACACCGCCGACGCCAATGACCAACTGTTCGGTGCCGAGCGCTTGCAGCAGGTGTTCGCCACCAACCGCAAGCCTGACCGCCTGTTTGAAGATATCGAACAGGCCCTGGCGGCATTTCGGGGTCAGGCGCGGGATGACGTCAGCATGGTCGAGATCACCTTGCAGGCCGGCCAGCCGCTGCGTGCGGCGGAGCCCATGTATGCCGACAGCGGCCAGTCGAGCCCGCTGGACTGGTCGGTGAGTTTCGAATTTCGCGCGCAGACCCTTAAAAGCTACAACCCGCTGCCGTATTTGCTGCAATTGCTGCTGGAGATCCATGGCCTGCGTGAGCAGAGCGGGGCGCTCTACAGTGTGATGGCCGAGCTGTATTCCAACGCGCTGGAGCATGGCGTGCTGGGGCTGGATTCGCGACTCAAGCGTGATGCACGGGGTTTTGCCGAGTATTACCACCTGCGCAATGAGCGCCTCGTGCAATTGAACAGTGGTTATGTGCGTGTGCACGTGCTGGTGGTGCCGACCCCCATGGGTGGCAAAATGACGCTGCGCATCGACGACAGCGGCCCCGGGTTTGACGTGGAGCAGGTGCTGGCGCGCCCGCTGGATGTCGACCGTCTGTCTGGCCGCGGTTTGAGTCTGGTGCGCCAACTGAGCAGCGATGTACGCTGGTCGGATGGCGGGCGCAGTGTCTGCGTGGAGTTTTGCTGGGGGGCTCTGGCATAA
- the fliI gene encoding flagellar protein export ATPase FliI yields the protein MRLDRTSFAKRLSGYAEATELPGHPILEGRLLRMVGLTLEAEGLRAAMGSRCLVINDDSYHPVQVEAEVMGFSGSKIFLMPVGSLAGIAPGARVVPLADTGRLPMGMSMLGRVLDGAGRALDGKGGMKAEDWVPMDGPTINPLNRNPISVPLDVGIRSINGLLTVGRGQRLGLFAGTGVGKSVLLGMMTRFTEADIIVVGLIGERGREVKEFIEHSLGEEGLKRSVVVASPADDAPLMRLRAAMYCTRIAEYFRDKGKNVLLLMDSLTRFAQAQREIALAIGEPPATKGYPPSVFAKLPKLVERAGNAEAGGGSITAFYTVLSEGDDQQDPIADSARGVLDGHIVLSRRLAEEGHYPAIDIEASISRVMPAVVTPEHMARAQHFKQLWSRYQQSRDLISVGAYVAGGDRETDLAIALQPQLVTYLRQGLNDKISMGESEAHLGSIFAPAPGG from the coding sequence ATGCGCCTTGATCGCACCAGTTTCGCCAAGCGCCTGAGCGGCTACGCCGAGGCCACCGAGTTGCCTGGCCATCCCATTCTTGAAGGGCGCCTGTTGCGCATGGTCGGCCTGACCCTCGAAGCCGAAGGCCTGCGCGCCGCCATGGGCAGCCGCTGCCTGGTGATCAACGACGACAGCTACCACCCGGTGCAGGTCGAAGCCGAAGTGATGGGCTTTTCCGGCAGCAAGATTTTCCTGATGCCGGTCGGCAGCCTGGCGGGCATCGCCCCCGGTGCCCGTGTGGTGCCGCTGGCCGATACCGGCCGCCTGCCGATGGGCATGAGCATGCTCGGCCGAGTGCTGGACGGCGCCGGTCGCGCGCTGGACGGCAAGGGCGGCATGAAGGCCGAAGACTGGGTGCCGATGGACGGCCCGACCATCAACCCGCTCAATCGCAACCCGATCAGCGTGCCGCTGGACGTGGGCATTCGCAGCATCAACGGTTTATTGACGGTCGGTCGCGGCCAGCGTCTGGGCCTGTTTGCCGGTACTGGCGTGGGTAAGTCCGTGCTGCTCGGCATGATGACGCGCTTTACCGAGGCCGACATCATCGTGGTCGGGCTGATCGGTGAGCGGGGCCGTGAAGTAAAGGAATTCATCGAGCACAGCCTCGGTGAAGAAGGCCTCAAGCGCTCGGTGGTGGTGGCGTCCCCCGCGGACGATGCACCGCTGATGCGCTTGCGCGCCGCGATGTACTGCACGCGCATCGCCGAATATTTTCGCGACAAGGGCAAGAATGTCCTGTTGCTGATGGACTCGCTCACGCGTTTCGCCCAGGCCCAGCGTGAAATCGCCCTGGCCATCGGTGAACCGCCTGCCACCAAAGGCTACCCGCCGTCGGTGTTTGCCAAGCTGCCCAAGCTGGTGGAACGCGCCGGTAATGCCGAGGCCGGGGGCGGCTCGATAACGGCGTTCTACACCGTGTTATCCGAAGGCGATGACCAGCAGGACCCGATTGCCGACTCGGCGCGGGGCGTGCTCGACGGGCACATCGTGCTGTCGCGGCGGCTGGCGGAGGAGGGGCACTATCCAGCCATCGATATCGAAGCATCGATCAGCCGGGTGATGCCGGCCGTGGTCACGCCGGAGCACATGGCCCGCGCGCAACATTTCAAACAGCTGTGGTCGCGTTATCAGCAGAGCCGCGACCTGATCAGCGTCGGCGCCTACGTGGCCGGTGGCGATCGCGAAACCGACCTGGCGATTGCCCTGCAACCGCAACTGGTGACTTACCTGCGCCAGGGCCTCAACGACAAGATCAGCATGGGTGAAAGCGAAGCGCACCTGGGCTCGATCTTCGCCCCGGCGCCAGGCGGCTAA